The Etheostoma spectabile isolate EspeVRDwgs_2016 chromosome 1, UIUC_Espe_1.0, whole genome shotgun sequence genome has a segment encoding these proteins:
- the LOC116692902 gene encoding solute carrier family 25 member 44: MQEKRNIQIIEWEDLDKRKFYSFGVFMTMTIRATVYPATLIRTRLQVQRGKSLYSGTFDAFFKILGTEGVRGLYRGFMVNTFTLISGQAYITTYELVRKYVSQYSEDNTVKSLVAGGFASLVAQSITVPIDVISQQLMMQGQGEHLTRFRLNFNTETGKPKKVFGQTRNIMGQIFAADGFRGFYRGYVASLLTYIPNSAVWWPFYHFYAEQLSQLAPSDCPHLILQAMAGPLAAATASTVTNPMDVVRARVQVEGRSSVIETFRQLIKEEGCWGLTKGLSARIISSTPTALVMVVGYETLKKLSLRPELVDSRHW, encoded by the exons ATGCAAGAGAAAAGGAACATCCAGATCATCGAGTGGGAGGACCTTGACAAAAGGAAGTTCTACTCTTTCGGGGTGTTCATGACGATGACCATCCGGGCCACCGTCTACCCGGCCACACTCATTCGCACTCGGCTGCAGGTGCAGAGGGGCAAGTCACTCTACAGCGGCACTTTTGACGCCTTCTTCAAGATTCTGGGGACAGAGGGCGTTCGAGGCCTTTATCGCGGCTTTATGGTCAACACCTTCACACTCATCTCAGGCCAGGCTTACATAACCACCTATGAGCTGGTGAGGAAGTATGTCTCCCAGTATTCTGAGGACAATACGGTCAAGTCACTGGTGGCGGGCGGCTTCGCCTCCCTGGTTGCTCAGAGCATCACTGTTCCTATAGATGTTATCTCTCAGCAGCTAATGATGCAGGGCCAAGGGGAGCACCTCACCCGCTTTAGACTCAACTTTAACACAGAGACTGGAAAGCCCAAAAAAGTGTTCGGCCAAACCAGAAACATCATGGGTCAGATTTTTGCGGCTGATGGATTCAGGGGCTTCTACAGGGGATATGTGGCTTCTTTACTCACATATATCCCAAACAGTGCTGTCTGGTGgcctttttatcatttttatgcTG AGCAACTTTCTCAACTGGCTCCCAGTGACTGCCCTCATCTAATTCTACAAGCCATGGCTGGACCTCTGGCTGCCGCTACTGCCTCAACTGTCACCAACCCAATGGATGTGGTCAGAGCCAGAGTGCAG gtTGAAGGGAGGTCTTCAGTCATCGAGACGTTCAGGCAGCTAATCAAAGAGGAGGGCTGCTGGGGATTGACCAAAGGACTGTCGGCACGCATCATCTCATCCACACCCACTGCCCTTGTCATGGTGGTCGGCTACGAGACGCTAAAAAAACTGAGTTTGCGGCCGGAGCTGGTGGACTCGAGACACTGGTAG
- the LOC116692916 gene encoding cellular retinoic acid-binding protein 1, with protein MWDHCTQGGEREREEERKTLKKRERRRQTTGDERLTHIENPTRKMPNFAGTWKMKSSENFEELLKALGVNAMLRKVAVAAASKPHVEIRQNGEHFYIKTSTTVRTTEINFVVGAEFNEETVDGRKCKSLATWETENKIYCKQALLSGNGPKTFWTRELNGDELILTFGADDVVCTRVYVRA; from the exons ATGTGGGATCACTGCAcacagggaggagagagagagagggaggaagagagaaagaccctgaagaaaagagaaaggaggagacaGACGACAGGAGACGAAAGGCTGACACACATTGAAAACCCCACAAGAAAAATGCCCAATTTTGCAGGGACATGGAAAATGAAAAGCAGCGAGAATTTTGAAGAGTTGCTCAAAGCTCTGG GTGTGAATGCCATGCTGAGGAAGGTAGCGGTGGCAGCTGCGTCCAAGCCACATGTGGAGATAAGACAGAATGGCGAGCACTTCTACATCAAGACTTCTACCACAGTACGCACCACAGAGATCAACTTCGTCGTTGGAGCGGAGTTTAATGAGGAGACGGTGGACGGCAGAAAGTGTAAG AGTTTGGCCACTTGGGAAACGGAAAACAAGATTTACTGCAAACAGGCACTACTGAGCGGGAATGGCCCAAAGACGTTCTGGACCCGAGAACTCAACGGGGACGAACTCATACTG